The Acipenser ruthenus unplaced genomic scaffold, fAciRut3.2 maternal haplotype, whole genome shotgun sequence genome has a window encoding:
- the LOC131728382 gene encoding nuclear body protein SP140-like protein isoform X3, translated as MENRLQFKTDDELRQFFRLKKVEIASIRDPFKLLTQLRDSDVIPEEKYQEFCRRKKEKARYSLLEWMEKEKPQLIRPFWECVFQDHMIQSYPALKLMRDSLLERPSGAENDRAGSSKTGPGSTAQSPGTSAQNQGRTGPGKRPKPAKPTSGPSGAENDRAGSSRTGPSSTTQSPGTSAQNRGRTGPGKRPKPAKPTYGSFSQGGSKEDKQPIWTFPLYRTTLPVTCGQKQGSLHRERLSKGEPCVSVEGRWFSPSEFEELAGRGSSKNWKKSIYCNRTPLSKLFEGGHLTSPPLKRRKPGTATGEGRAKSQTPLKRNLPEASDESTNSPIKFTPLESDDDDDDEEDLSIFSPETLQVSFGRVQGILHRERFASGTCGKCIRTPESWLTPHDFTRMDGRVADKSWRKSILCKGKPLNYLIKKEILVIHSLLCKCHNCEDLTGWQDNDDECTVCSHGGSLICCDLCPLAFHADCHVPTAEEPASSGKWFCSFCKIEVQQTPRNRCQTKTDVLALEIRTQLLECQYLLLRLYSSKDSGIFCPNPCHTVEGYTDFIDMPMWLDKVKEKLASDRYSTVGEFVRDVNLIFQNCAQLHKDNRYGKMGQKLHSVFEENFKNVFGIEQ; from the exons ATGGAAAACCGGCTCCAATTTAAAACCGACGATGAACTGCGGCAGTTTTTCCGATTGAAGAAAGTCGAGATCGCTTCAATCAGAGATCCTTTCAAGCTCCTCACCCAACTGAGAGACAGCGATGTCATCCCAGAAGAGAAATACCAG GAGTTTTGCAGACGAAAAAAAGAGAAAGCTCGCTACAGCCTCCTTGAATGGATGGAGAAGGAGAAGCCACAACTCATCCGTCCGTTTTGGGAGTGCGTTTTCCAGGATCACATGATTCAGTCCTACCCCGCACTGAAGCTCATGAGAGACAGCCTTTTGGAAA GACCCAGCGGTGCTGAGAACGACAGGGCGGGTTCTTCCAAGACCGGACCCGGCAGTACCGCTCAATCTCCGGGCACCTCTGCACAGAACCAGGGTCGGACCGGACCAGGGAAGAGACCGAAACCTGCCAAACCCActagcg GACCCAGCGGTGCTGAGAACGACAGGGCGGGTTCTTCCAGGACCGGACCCAGCAGTACCACTCAATCTCCGGGCACCTCTGCACAGAACCGGGGTCGGACCGGACCGGGGAAGAGACCGAAACCTGCCAAACCCACTTacg gttCGTTTTCGCAGGGCGGGTCGAAGGAGGACAAACAGCCCATTTGGACCTTCCCCCTTTACAGAACCACCCTTCCGGTCACCTGCGGACAGAAGCAAGGCAGCCTGCACAGGGAGAGACTGAGCAAAG GGGAGCCCTGTGTGTCAGTCGAGGGTCGATGGTTCAGCCCCTCAGAATTTGAGGAGTTGGCGGGACGGGGGAGCAGCAAAAATTGGAAAAAAAGCATCTACTGCAACCGCACCCCACTGAGCAAACTGTTTGAG GGGGGTCACCTTACATCTCCACCCCTTAAAAGGAGAAAACCAGGCACAGCAACTGGG gaggGACGAGCTAAATCTCAGACACCCCTGAAGAGAAATCTACCTGAAGCAAGTGATGAA agcaCAAACAGTCCGATAAAGTTCACACCGTTAG aatctgatgatgatgatgatgatgaagaagacCTCTCCATCTTCTCTCCTGAAACTCTCCAGGTTTCTTTCGGACGTGTTCAAGGAATTCTTCACAGGGAACGCTTCGCTAGTg GGACATGTGGAAAGTGTATCCGTACCCCAGAAAGCTGGCTGACCCCCCACGACTTCACCAGGATGGACGGGAGGGTGGCTGACAAGTCTTGGAGGAAAAGCATCCTCTGTAAAGGGAAGCCTCTAAACTATCTCATAAAG AAAGAAATCCTAGTGATTCATTCTCTTCTGTGCAAATGCCATAACTGCGAGGATTTAACTGGCTGG CAAGACAATGATGACGAGTGTACGGTCTGCTCCCACGGAGGGAGTCTCATCTGCTGTGACCTGTGCCCCCTGGCCTTCCACGCAGACTGCCACGTTCCCACGGCAGAGGAACCAGCCTCCAG tggTAAATGGTTCTGCTCCTTCTGCAAAATCGAGGTTCAGCAGACGCCTCGGAACCGCTGTCAAACCAAGACGGATGTTCTGGCTCTGGAGATCAGAACGCAGCTGCTG gaGTGCCAGTATCTCTTGCTCAGGCTGTACAGCTCAAAGGACAGCGGGATCTTCTGTCCCAATCCCTGCCACACG GTGGAGGGCTACACTGACTTCATTGACATGCCCATGTGGCTGGACAAGGTCAAGGAGAAGCTGGCCAGCGATCGCTACTCCACGGTGGGGGAGTTCGTGAGAGATGTTAACCTGATCTTCCAAAACTGTGCCCAGCTGCACAAG gataaTCGGTATGGCAAAATGGGCCAGAAACTCCACTCTGTGTTCGAGGAAAActtcaaaaatgtttttggtaTCGAGCAGTAA
- the LOC131728382 gene encoding nuclear body protein SP140-like protein isoform X1: MENRLQFKTDDELRQFFRLKKVEIASIRDPFKLLTQLRDSDVIPEEKYQEFCRRKKEKARYSLLEWMEKEKPQLIRPFWECVFQDHMIQSYPALKLMRDSLLERPSGAENDRAGSSKTGPGSTAQSPGTSAQNQGRTGPGKRPKPAKPTSGPSGAENDRAGSSKTGPGSTAQSPGTSAQNRGRTGPGKRPKPAKPTSGPSGAENDRAGSSRTGPSSTTQSPGTSAQNRGRTGPGKRPKPAKPTYGSFSQGGSKEDKQPIWTFPLYRTTLPVTCGQKQGSLHRERLSKGEPCVSVEGRWFSPSEFEELAGRGSSKNWKKSIYCNRTPLSKLFEGGHLTSPPLKRRKPGTATGEGRAKSQTPLKRNLPEASDESTNSPIKFTPLESDDDDDDEEDLSIFSPETLQVSFGRVQGILHRERFASGTCGKCIRTPESWLTPHDFTRMDGRVADKSWRKSILCKGKPLNYLIKKEILVIHSLLCKCHNCEDLTGWQDNDDECTVCSHGGSLICCDLCPLAFHADCHVPTAEEPASSGKWFCSFCKIEVQQTPRNRCQTKTDVLALEIRTQLLECQYLLLRLYSSKDSGIFCPNPCHTVEGYTDFIDMPMWLDKVKEKLASDRYSTVGEFVRDVNLIFQNCAQLHKDNRYGKMGQKLHSVFEENFKNVFGIEQ, from the exons ATGGAAAACCGGCTCCAATTTAAAACCGACGATGAACTGCGGCAGTTTTTCCGATTGAAGAAAGTCGAGATCGCTTCAATCAGAGATCCTTTCAAGCTCCTCACCCAACTGAGAGACAGCGATGTCATCCCAGAAGAGAAATACCAG GAGTTTTGCAGACGAAAAAAAGAGAAAGCTCGCTACAGCCTCCTTGAATGGATGGAGAAGGAGAAGCCACAACTCATCCGTCCGTTTTGGGAGTGCGTTTTCCAGGATCACATGATTCAGTCCTACCCCGCACTGAAGCTCATGAGAGACAGCCTTTTGGAAA GACCCAGCGGTGCTGAGAACGACAGGGCGGGTTCTTCCAAGACCGGACCCGGCAGTACCGCTCAATCTCCGGGCACCTCTGCACAGAACCAGGGTCGGACCGGACCAGGGAAGAGACCGAAACCTGCCAAACCCActagcg GACCCAGCGGTGCTGAGAACGACAGGGCGGGTTCTTCCAAGACCGGACCCGGCAGTACCGCTCAATCTCCGGGCACCTCTGCACAGAACCGGGGTCGGACCGGACCGGGAAAGAGACCGAAACCTGCCAAACCCACTAgcg GACCCAGCGGTGCTGAGAACGACAGGGCGGGTTCTTCCAGGACCGGACCCAGCAGTACCACTCAATCTCCGGGCACCTCTGCACAGAACCGGGGTCGGACCGGACCGGGGAAGAGACCGAAACCTGCCAAACCCACTTacg gttCGTTTTCGCAGGGCGGGTCGAAGGAGGACAAACAGCCCATTTGGACCTTCCCCCTTTACAGAACCACCCTTCCGGTCACCTGCGGACAGAAGCAAGGCAGCCTGCACAGGGAGAGACTGAGCAAAG GGGAGCCCTGTGTGTCAGTCGAGGGTCGATGGTTCAGCCCCTCAGAATTTGAGGAGTTGGCGGGACGGGGGAGCAGCAAAAATTGGAAAAAAAGCATCTACTGCAACCGCACCCCACTGAGCAAACTGTTTGAG GGGGGTCACCTTACATCTCCACCCCTTAAAAGGAGAAAACCAGGCACAGCAACTGGG gaggGACGAGCTAAATCTCAGACACCCCTGAAGAGAAATCTACCTGAAGCAAGTGATGAA agcaCAAACAGTCCGATAAAGTTCACACCGTTAG aatctgatgatgatgatgatgatgaagaagacCTCTCCATCTTCTCTCCTGAAACTCTCCAGGTTTCTTTCGGACGTGTTCAAGGAATTCTTCACAGGGAACGCTTCGCTAGTg GGACATGTGGAAAGTGTATCCGTACCCCAGAAAGCTGGCTGACCCCCCACGACTTCACCAGGATGGACGGGAGGGTGGCTGACAAGTCTTGGAGGAAAAGCATCCTCTGTAAAGGGAAGCCTCTAAACTATCTCATAAAG AAAGAAATCCTAGTGATTCATTCTCTTCTGTGCAAATGCCATAACTGCGAGGATTTAACTGGCTGG CAAGACAATGATGACGAGTGTACGGTCTGCTCCCACGGAGGGAGTCTCATCTGCTGTGACCTGTGCCCCCTGGCCTTCCACGCAGACTGCCACGTTCCCACGGCAGAGGAACCAGCCTCCAG tggTAAATGGTTCTGCTCCTTCTGCAAAATCGAGGTTCAGCAGACGCCTCGGAACCGCTGTCAAACCAAGACGGATGTTCTGGCTCTGGAGATCAGAACGCAGCTGCTG gaGTGCCAGTATCTCTTGCTCAGGCTGTACAGCTCAAAGGACAGCGGGATCTTCTGTCCCAATCCCTGCCACACG GTGGAGGGCTACACTGACTTCATTGACATGCCCATGTGGCTGGACAAGGTCAAGGAGAAGCTGGCCAGCGATCGCTACTCCACGGTGGGGGAGTTCGTGAGAGATGTTAACCTGATCTTCCAAAACTGTGCCCAGCTGCACAAG gataaTCGGTATGGCAAAATGGGCCAGAAACTCCACTCTGTGTTCGAGGAAAActtcaaaaatgtttttggtaTCGAGCAGTAA
- the LOC131728382 gene encoding nuclear body protein SP140-like protein isoform X4, which translates to MENRLQFKTDDELRQFFRLKKVEIASIRDPFKLLTQLRDSDVIPEEKYQEFCRRKKEKARYSLLEWMEKEKPQLIRPFWECVFQDHMIQSYPALKLMRDSLLERPSGAENDRAGSSKTGPGSTAQSPGTSAQNRGRTGPGKRPKPAKPTSGPSGAENDRAGSSRTGPSSTTQSPGTSAQNRGRTGPGKRPKPAKPTYGSFSQGGSKEDKQPIWTFPLYRTTLPVTCGQKQGSLHRERLSKGEPCVSVEGRWFSPSEFEELAGRGSSKNWKKSIYCNRTPLSKLFEGGHLTSPPLKRRKPGTATGEGRAKSQTPLKRNLPEASDESTNSPIKFTPLESDDDDDDEEDLSIFSPETLQVSFGRVQGILHRERFASGTCGKCIRTPESWLTPHDFTRMDGRVADKSWRKSILCKGKPLNYLIKKEILVIHSLLCKCHNCEDLTGWQDNDDECTVCSHGGSLICCDLCPLAFHADCHVPTAEEPASSGKWFCSFCKIEVQQTPRNRCQTKTDVLALEIRTQLLECQYLLLRLYSSKDSGIFCPNPCHTVEGYTDFIDMPMWLDKVKEKLASDRYSTVGEFVRDVNLIFQNCAQLHKDNRYGKMGQKLHSVFEENFKNVFGIEQ; encoded by the exons ATGGAAAACCGGCTCCAATTTAAAACCGACGATGAACTGCGGCAGTTTTTCCGATTGAAGAAAGTCGAGATCGCTTCAATCAGAGATCCTTTCAAGCTCCTCACCCAACTGAGAGACAGCGATGTCATCCCAGAAGAGAAATACCAG GAGTTTTGCAGACGAAAAAAAGAGAAAGCTCGCTACAGCCTCCTTGAATGGATGGAGAAGGAGAAGCCACAACTCATCCGTCCGTTTTGGGAGTGCGTTTTCCAGGATCACATGATTCAGTCCTACCCCGCACTGAAGCTCATGAGAGACAGCCTTTTGGAAA GACCCAGCGGTGCTGAGAACGACAGGGCGGGTTCTTCCAAGACCGGACCCGGCAGTACCGCTCAATCTCCGGGCACCTCTGCACAGAACCGGGGTCGGACCGGACCGGGAAAGAGACCGAAACCTGCCAAACCCACTAgcg GACCCAGCGGTGCTGAGAACGACAGGGCGGGTTCTTCCAGGACCGGACCCAGCAGTACCACTCAATCTCCGGGCACCTCTGCACAGAACCGGGGTCGGACCGGACCGGGGAAGAGACCGAAACCTGCCAAACCCACTTacg gttCGTTTTCGCAGGGCGGGTCGAAGGAGGACAAACAGCCCATTTGGACCTTCCCCCTTTACAGAACCACCCTTCCGGTCACCTGCGGACAGAAGCAAGGCAGCCTGCACAGGGAGAGACTGAGCAAAG GGGAGCCCTGTGTGTCAGTCGAGGGTCGATGGTTCAGCCCCTCAGAATTTGAGGAGTTGGCGGGACGGGGGAGCAGCAAAAATTGGAAAAAAAGCATCTACTGCAACCGCACCCCACTGAGCAAACTGTTTGAG GGGGGTCACCTTACATCTCCACCCCTTAAAAGGAGAAAACCAGGCACAGCAACTGGG gaggGACGAGCTAAATCTCAGACACCCCTGAAGAGAAATCTACCTGAAGCAAGTGATGAA agcaCAAACAGTCCGATAAAGTTCACACCGTTAG aatctgatgatgatgatgatgatgaagaagacCTCTCCATCTTCTCTCCTGAAACTCTCCAGGTTTCTTTCGGACGTGTTCAAGGAATTCTTCACAGGGAACGCTTCGCTAGTg GGACATGTGGAAAGTGTATCCGTACCCCAGAAAGCTGGCTGACCCCCCACGACTTCACCAGGATGGACGGGAGGGTGGCTGACAAGTCTTGGAGGAAAAGCATCCTCTGTAAAGGGAAGCCTCTAAACTATCTCATAAAG AAAGAAATCCTAGTGATTCATTCTCTTCTGTGCAAATGCCATAACTGCGAGGATTTAACTGGCTGG CAAGACAATGATGACGAGTGTACGGTCTGCTCCCACGGAGGGAGTCTCATCTGCTGTGACCTGTGCCCCCTGGCCTTCCACGCAGACTGCCACGTTCCCACGGCAGAGGAACCAGCCTCCAG tggTAAATGGTTCTGCTCCTTCTGCAAAATCGAGGTTCAGCAGACGCCTCGGAACCGCTGTCAAACCAAGACGGATGTTCTGGCTCTGGAGATCAGAACGCAGCTGCTG gaGTGCCAGTATCTCTTGCTCAGGCTGTACAGCTCAAAGGACAGCGGGATCTTCTGTCCCAATCCCTGCCACACG GTGGAGGGCTACACTGACTTCATTGACATGCCCATGTGGCTGGACAAGGTCAAGGAGAAGCTGGCCAGCGATCGCTACTCCACGGTGGGGGAGTTCGTGAGAGATGTTAACCTGATCTTCCAAAACTGTGCCCAGCTGCACAAG gataaTCGGTATGGCAAAATGGGCCAGAAACTCCACTCTGTGTTCGAGGAAAActtcaaaaatgtttttggtaTCGAGCAGTAA
- the LOC131728382 gene encoding nuclear body protein SP140-like protein isoform X2: MENRLQFKTDDELRQFFRLKKVEIASIRDPFKLLTQLRDSDVIPEEKYQEFCRRKKEKARYSLLEWMEKEKPQLIRPFWECVFQDHMIQSYPALKLMRDSLLERPSGAENDRAGSSKTGPGSTAQSPGTSAQNQGRTGPGKRPKPAKPTSGPSGAENDRAGSSKTGPGSTAQSPGTSAQNRGRTGPGKRPKPAKPTSGPSGAENDRAGSSRTGPSSTTQSPGTSAQNRGRTGPGKRPKPAKPTYGSFSQGGSKEDKQPIWTFPLYRTTLPVTCGQKQGSLHRERLSKGEPCVSVEGRWFSPSEFEELAGRGSSKNWKKSIYCNRTPLSKLFEGGHLTSPPLKRRKPGTATGEGRAKSQTPLKRNLPEASDESTNSPIKFTPLESDDDDDDEEDLSIFSPETLQVSFGRVQGILHRERFASGTCGKCIRTPESWLTPHDFTRMDGRVADKSWRKSILCKGKPLNYLIKKEILVIHSLLCKCHNCEDLTGWQDNDDECTVCSHGGSLICCDLCPLAFHADCHVPTAEEPASSGKWFCSFCKIEVQQTPRNRCQTKTDVLALEIRTQLLVEGYTDFIDMPMWLDKVKEKLASDRYSTVGEFVRDVNLIFQNCAQLHKDNRYGKMGQKLHSVFEENFKNVFGIEQ; this comes from the exons ATGGAAAACCGGCTCCAATTTAAAACCGACGATGAACTGCGGCAGTTTTTCCGATTGAAGAAAGTCGAGATCGCTTCAATCAGAGATCCTTTCAAGCTCCTCACCCAACTGAGAGACAGCGATGTCATCCCAGAAGAGAAATACCAG GAGTTTTGCAGACGAAAAAAAGAGAAAGCTCGCTACAGCCTCCTTGAATGGATGGAGAAGGAGAAGCCACAACTCATCCGTCCGTTTTGGGAGTGCGTTTTCCAGGATCACATGATTCAGTCCTACCCCGCACTGAAGCTCATGAGAGACAGCCTTTTGGAAA GACCCAGCGGTGCTGAGAACGACAGGGCGGGTTCTTCCAAGACCGGACCCGGCAGTACCGCTCAATCTCCGGGCACCTCTGCACAGAACCAGGGTCGGACCGGACCAGGGAAGAGACCGAAACCTGCCAAACCCActagcg GACCCAGCGGTGCTGAGAACGACAGGGCGGGTTCTTCCAAGACCGGACCCGGCAGTACCGCTCAATCTCCGGGCACCTCTGCACAGAACCGGGGTCGGACCGGACCGGGAAAGAGACCGAAACCTGCCAAACCCACTAgcg GACCCAGCGGTGCTGAGAACGACAGGGCGGGTTCTTCCAGGACCGGACCCAGCAGTACCACTCAATCTCCGGGCACCTCTGCACAGAACCGGGGTCGGACCGGACCGGGGAAGAGACCGAAACCTGCCAAACCCACTTacg gttCGTTTTCGCAGGGCGGGTCGAAGGAGGACAAACAGCCCATTTGGACCTTCCCCCTTTACAGAACCACCCTTCCGGTCACCTGCGGACAGAAGCAAGGCAGCCTGCACAGGGAGAGACTGAGCAAAG GGGAGCCCTGTGTGTCAGTCGAGGGTCGATGGTTCAGCCCCTCAGAATTTGAGGAGTTGGCGGGACGGGGGAGCAGCAAAAATTGGAAAAAAAGCATCTACTGCAACCGCACCCCACTGAGCAAACTGTTTGAG GGGGGTCACCTTACATCTCCACCCCTTAAAAGGAGAAAACCAGGCACAGCAACTGGG gaggGACGAGCTAAATCTCAGACACCCCTGAAGAGAAATCTACCTGAAGCAAGTGATGAA agcaCAAACAGTCCGATAAAGTTCACACCGTTAG aatctgatgatgatgatgatgatgaagaagacCTCTCCATCTTCTCTCCTGAAACTCTCCAGGTTTCTTTCGGACGTGTTCAAGGAATTCTTCACAGGGAACGCTTCGCTAGTg GGACATGTGGAAAGTGTATCCGTACCCCAGAAAGCTGGCTGACCCCCCACGACTTCACCAGGATGGACGGGAGGGTGGCTGACAAGTCTTGGAGGAAAAGCATCCTCTGTAAAGGGAAGCCTCTAAACTATCTCATAAAG AAAGAAATCCTAGTGATTCATTCTCTTCTGTGCAAATGCCATAACTGCGAGGATTTAACTGGCTGG CAAGACAATGATGACGAGTGTACGGTCTGCTCCCACGGAGGGAGTCTCATCTGCTGTGACCTGTGCCCCCTGGCCTTCCACGCAGACTGCCACGTTCCCACGGCAGAGGAACCAGCCTCCAG tggTAAATGGTTCTGCTCCTTCTGCAAAATCGAGGTTCAGCAGACGCCTCGGAACCGCTGTCAAACCAAGACGGATGTTCTGGCTCTGGAGATCAGAACGCAGCTGCTG GTGGAGGGCTACACTGACTTCATTGACATGCCCATGTGGCTGGACAAGGTCAAGGAGAAGCTGGCCAGCGATCGCTACTCCACGGTGGGGGAGTTCGTGAGAGATGTTAACCTGATCTTCCAAAACTGTGCCCAGCTGCACAAG gataaTCGGTATGGCAAAATGGGCCAGAAACTCCACTCTGTGTTCGAGGAAAActtcaaaaatgtttttggtaTCGAGCAGTAA